The following nucleotide sequence is from Spartinivicinus poritis.
AGGATTGCTAGTGCTTATATGGATATTCCCTCGGTGATAAGCAGGCTTATCTTTAACGTATAACTCACCTGTGATATATAAACTGCCGTAGACCGAGACATGATTCCACATGCCTACACGAAATTCTCCAGCCACCTTAGAATCATTTCCGTGAATCATAAGGCACTTATGGTATAGGCCGTCGTTATAAATTGAGCCGTGGCCTTTTCCATAGCCAAGGGTGGGCCACTGAACATAATCATCAAAAGTCCAAGCGCCTTTTACTTCTGGCTTATATTTCTCAACATAGCCTTTTGCTCGGTTGGCTTCTCCATGTGCGCGATTAGCCTCCGTCGTTGCCTTATTTGCTTCTGCAATAGCTTTCTCTTTGTGCGCATTGGCAGTCACCATGTGTTGCTCAGCTTTCCCTCTTATTACCTCAGTATCACCTTTAATTGAAGTAGTAAAAGTTCTAGCTTCACTTAATGTTTGCTCTGTGTCAATTTTTAGTTGATTAGTTGACGCCCTAATCCGTTCTGTCGTTTCTCTTTCATTCTTTGCACGGTCCGCCTCTGCGCGCGCAGCAGGAATATATTGCGAGCGCATGTAACTTAAATTAACAGCGTCATTTTCTTCAACAGGGTTCGAAACTTGACGAATACGCCTATTCAAAGCGTTAAAATGACCATCCTCTTTCATCTTCAGTAAGCCCTCGGAATAATCGAGTACTTCTTGCGCGACATAAAAGAGCTGCTCATTAGCCATGTCCAAGACTGCCTCAGATAAAATAGCGCCATCATCAAAATCAACGGCGCGCTCATGCAATGGGGTCTCACGTTTAACACGGACCACAACATTAGCTGCTGGTGGTGAAGATAAAGAAGCAACATTATTATTTATTAAGCAACTGGACTCTTTACCAGCAATAAAAACTTTAATGTGGCTCTTATTGACAATACTGTAGACAGTTTTTGAATTATAAAACATTGCTCTACAGGCCATGTACCATAGGAAGGAGGAGTTTATTGCATGTTAAGCCTCAGGCTATCTTGCAATAAAGTATATGAGAGTAGAGCACTCCCCCCGTAAACACTAACATACAACACCTATAAAACTGTCCGCAGTATTGATTGAGAAATTTAAAAGGAATAGCAAAGTCTTTCGTTTGTCCATCGGCAATATAATCTTTGTATGATAATGCCATTAATTAATATCTGTCCTCCGAATATTTGGGTAGGTTTCCACCTAGATTATGTAGAAATTGTTGTATGCCTAACATGTTTTGAAAAGGTAACGTGCGATATAAATTATT
It contains:
- a CDS encoding phage tail fiber protein, which gives rise to MFYNSKTVYSIVNKSHIKVFIAGKESSCLINNNVASLSSPPAANVVVRVKRETPLHERAVDFDDGAILSEAVLDMANEQLFYVAQEVLDYSEGLLKMKEDGHFNALNRRIRQVSNPVEENDAVNLSYMRSQYIPAARAEADRAKNERETTERIRASTNQLKIDTEQTLSEARTFTTSIKGDTEVIRGKAEQHMVTANAHKEKAIAEANKATTEANRAHGEANRAKGYVEKYKPEVKGAWTFDDYVQWPTLGYGKGHGSIYNDGLYHKCLMIHGNDSKVAGEFRVGMWNHVSVYGSLYITGELYVKDKPAYHRGNIHISTSNPSGGADGQIWFKYS